A part of Melittangium boletus DSM 14713 genomic DNA contains:
- a CDS encoding peptidylprolyl isomerase, whose amino-acid sequence MRLAVIRRLASPLVLALGLAGCSQKDKEEPDAQVVATVNGEVIGRADFERELEREFIPSSTESGQPSPEEVEPYKRALLDTLISRMVLLQEARTHNITVTPDEVDRGVLRLSSDYPTGNFNDVLAEGQLSMAQLKANEASRLTIEKLFATTVYPRVGVTEEELRADYAAHEADYTIPERVRAAQIVVKGMDEARRVQAQLRSGKKFAELARKYSLSADARVGGDLGFFPRGQMPPAFDAVVFTLQPGQVSDVVETEYGYHLFRVLEKKPGRKLEFNEVREQVEAKLLARGRAEAQAKYEQDLRSKAQVWVNEAILQAIRGRPVTHAAAKP is encoded by the coding sequence ATGCGCCTGGCCGTCATCCGCCGCCTCGCCTCCCCCCTGGTGCTCGCCCTGGGGCTCGCCGGCTGCTCCCAGAAGGACAAGGAGGAGCCGGACGCCCAGGTGGTGGCCACCGTGAATGGCGAGGTCATCGGCCGCGCCGACTTCGAGCGGGAGCTGGAGCGCGAGTTCATCCCCTCGAGCACCGAGTCCGGCCAGCCCTCCCCCGAGGAAGTGGAGCCCTACAAGCGGGCCCTGCTCGACACGCTCATCTCGCGCATGGTGCTCCTGCAGGAGGCGCGCACGCACAACATCACCGTGACGCCCGACGAGGTGGACCGGGGCGTGCTGCGGCTGTCGAGCGACTACCCAACGGGCAACTTCAACGACGTGCTCGCCGAGGGCCAGCTGTCCATGGCCCAGCTCAAGGCGAACGAGGCCTCGCGCCTCACCATCGAGAAGCTCTTCGCCACGACGGTGTACCCGCGCGTGGGCGTGACGGAGGAGGAGCTGCGCGCCGACTACGCCGCGCACGAGGCGGACTACACCATCCCCGAGCGGGTGCGCGCCGCGCAGATCGTCGTCAAGGGCATGGACGAGGCGCGGCGGGTGCAGGCGCAGCTGCGCTCGGGCAAGAAGTTCGCGGAGCTGGCGCGCAAGTACTCGCTGAGCGCGGACGCGCGGGTGGGCGGGGACCTGGGCTTCTTCCCCCGGGGACAGATGCCGCCCGCCTTCGACGCCGTCGTCTTCACGCTCCAGCCGGGCCAGGTGTCCGACGTCGTGGAGACCGAGTACGGCTACCACCTGTTCCGCGTGTTGGAGAAGAAGCCGGGGCGCAAGCTGGAATTCAACGAGGTGCGCGAGCAGGTGGAGGCGAAGCTGCTGGCGCGGGGACGGGCGGAGGCGCAGGCGAAATATGAACAGGACTTGCGGAGCAAGGCCCAGGTGTGGGTGAACGAGGCCATCCTGCAGGCCATCCGCGGACGGCCCGTCACCCACGCGGCGGCGAAGCCTTGA
- a CDS encoding peptidylprolyl isomerase: MPSVLRVSSLAVLALVGCERPALPGQAVVDFRHTRVPGGTPVASWTGDRVTAEELHRLLEEMTPALRERYQTLEQKREYVEGLARFELLVREALARGLQDDPEVVAGTKRALVSRLMRAELDEVSPAVSEADVAAAYERQREDYVRPEQVRLSHIFLAAPRADAPRVAAALEKAEALRLQALALPARDFAAFGRLARAHSEEPRTQPLDGDLRFRSLDVLAQDFGPELAEAARALVPQGLGALSGVVRTDAGLHVVRLTGHQAALNLTLEDVRAQLSGRLAQERRTRAWNQLLAGLARRSDFTVDAAALARVHVDALTPARPTSGPPPGTLPAPFPASPVEP, translated from the coding sequence ATGCCCTCCGTCCTCCGCGTCTCCAGCCTCGCCGTGCTCGCCCTGGTGGGCTGCGAGCGCCCCGCGCTCCCGGGCCAGGCCGTGGTGGACTTCCGCCATACCCGCGTCCCGGGGGGCACGCCCGTGGCCTCCTGGACGGGAGATCGGGTGACGGCGGAGGAGCTGCACCGGCTGCTGGAGGAGATGACCCCCGCCCTGCGCGAGCGCTACCAGACGCTGGAGCAGAAGCGCGAGTACGTGGAGGGCCTGGCGCGCTTCGAGCTGCTGGTGCGCGAGGCGCTCGCGCGCGGGCTCCAGGATGATCCCGAGGTGGTGGCGGGCACCAAGCGCGCCCTGGTGTCGCGGCTGATGCGCGCCGAGCTCGACGAGGTCTCCCCGGCCGTGTCCGAGGCGGACGTGGCGGCGGCCTATGAGCGGCAGCGGGAGGACTACGTGCGGCCGGAGCAGGTGCGGCTCTCGCACATCTTCCTCGCCGCGCCCCGGGCGGACGCGCCCCGGGTGGCCGCCGCGCTCGAGAAGGCCGAGGCGCTGCGCCTCCAGGCCCTGGCCCTGCCCGCGCGGGACTTCGCCGCCTTTGGACGGCTCGCGCGCGCGCACAGCGAGGAGCCGCGCACCCAACCCCTGGATGGAGACCTGCGCTTCCGCTCCCTCGACGTGCTCGCCCAGGACTTCGGGCCCGAGCTGGCCGAGGCCGCGCGCGCGCTCGTGCCCCAGGGGCTCGGAGCGCTGAGCGGCGTGGTGCGGACGGACGCGGGGCTGCACGTGGTGCGGCTCACCGGCCACCAGGCGGCGTTGAACCTGACGCTCGAGGACGTGCGCGCCCAGCTCTCCGGCCGCCTCGCCCAGGAGCGGCGCACCCGCGCCTGGAACCAGTTGCTCGCCGGGCTCGCGCGCCGCTCGGACTTCACGGTGGACGCCGCGGCGCTCGCGCGGGTGCACGTGGACGCGCTCACCCCGGCCCGCCCCACGAGTGGTCCCCCGCCGGGCACCCTTCCCGCCCCTTTTCCCGCTTCCCCCGTGGAGCCATGA
- a CDS encoding alpha/beta hydrolase, producing the protein MADLFSRAVSRDGAGLLTLPFKPDELYRVPTDDGAAVALGRYHPRGERRHAEPVILCHGLGVNRFHMDFDERYSLARYLARAGFETWVMELRGRGLAGPCHENSFDDQAEHDVRCALRTVLSTGAKEVLWVGHSKGGLTLYGHLARNPQAPVRAAVALGSPFTFAVQPGLKVFVQRVEPLLRLKAIPARRITGIALFGAPPGPLTRYMMLEENMDQDVVRRALANLPSDISGGVARQFAQWISTDSFCMVDGTCYRAPLAGVKLPVLLVAGSKDLLAPPLAVARAQEYLGGPVKLVVAGKGHGFAADYGHADLVLGRRAPDEIFPLVEAFLASHATRA; encoded by the coding sequence ATGGCGGATCTCTTCTCGCGGGCGGTGAGCCGCGATGGCGCCGGATTGCTCACCCTGCCCTTCAAGCCCGATGAGCTGTACCGGGTGCCCACGGACGATGGGGCGGCGGTGGCGCTCGGGCGCTATCACCCGAGGGGAGAACGGCGCCACGCCGAGCCGGTCATCCTCTGCCATGGCCTGGGCGTCAACCGCTTCCACATGGACTTCGACGAGCGCTACAGCCTGGCGCGCTACCTGGCCCGGGCCGGCTTCGAGACGTGGGTGATGGAGCTGCGCGGCCGGGGGCTCGCGGGCCCGTGTCACGAGAACTCCTTCGATGATCAAGCGGAACACGACGTGCGCTGCGCCCTGCGCACCGTGCTCTCCACGGGGGCCAAGGAAGTGCTCTGGGTGGGGCATTCCAAGGGAGGCCTCACGCTGTACGGCCATCTGGCCCGAAACCCGCAAGCGCCCGTGCGGGCCGCGGTGGCCCTGGGCAGCCCCTTCACCTTCGCGGTGCAGCCGGGCCTCAAGGTCTTCGTCCAGCGCGTGGAGCCCCTGCTGCGGCTCAAGGCGATTCCCGCCCGCCGCATCACCGGCATCGCCCTGTTCGGCGCGCCCCCGGGGCCCCTCACCCGCTACATGATGCTCGAGGAGAACATGGATCAGGACGTGGTGCGCCGCGCCCTGGCCAACCTGCCCTCGGACATCTCCGGTGGCGTGGCGCGTCAGTTCGCCCAGTGGATCTCCACCGACTCCTTCTGCATGGTGGATGGCACCTGCTACCGCGCGCCGCTCGCCGGGGTGAAGCTGCCCGTGCTGCTCGTGGCGGGAAGCAAGGACCTGCTCGCTCCCCCGCTCGCCGTGGCGCGCGCGCAGGAGTACCTGGGCGGTCCGGTGAAGCTGGTGGTGGCTGGAAAAGGGCACGGCTTCGCCGCGGACTACGGCCACGCGGACCTGGTGCTCGGACGCCGGGCGCCGGACGAAATCTTCCCCCTGGTGGAGGCGTTCCTGGCGAGTCACGCGACCCGGGCCTGA
- a CDS encoding CBS domain-containing protein, whose protein sequence is MSSFEVALVPTDTLLRALGMMERYQLPLLPVVGEAGRLVGLLSRAHVMSAWGVDPLLPVSLVMAACEQPLRPVLCPVPR, encoded by the coding sequence TTGTCGTCGTTCGAGGTCGCCCTGGTACCCACGGACACCCTGCTACGGGCCCTGGGAATGATGGAGCGCTACCAGCTCCCTCTCCTGCCCGTGGTGGGAGAGGCCGGCCGCCTGGTCGGCCTGCTCAGCCGGGCGCATGTGATGTCGGCGTGGGGGGTGGATCCCCTCCTGCCGGTGTCCCTGGTGATGGCGGCGTGTGAGCAGCCGCTGCGTCCGGTGCTCTGTCCGGTGCCCCGGTGA
- a CDS encoding GIY-YIG nuclease family protein, with product MLRCRDGSLYTGATNDLERRVATHNRGRGAAYTRARLPVTLVWSEQAADRGSALRREAALKRLPRAEKLRLVERVRP from the coding sequence ATGCTGCGCTGCCGGGATGGGAGCCTCTACACCGGTGCCACCAACGACCTGGAGCGCCGCGTGGCCACCCACAACCGGGGCCGGGGCGCCGCGTACACCCGCGCGCGTCTGCCCGTGACGCTGGTGTGGAGTGAGCAGGCGGCCGATCGAGGGTCCGCTTTGCGTCGCGAAGCCGCCCTCAAACGCCTTCCCCGCGCCGAGAAATTGAGACTCGTGGAGCGGGTTCGCCCCTGA
- a CDS encoding sensor histidine kinase translates to MGQPHQDATARDEGRILRWVAVRSLVFWLLDVLSAMRWTWDTLLLRGLWAVLMVGLAWAIEFLPRARRGLVRFTAGVLLPNLFIPLIAYRLGGTSNPVFASLCILPMFGMMLPWERPWEAVVRGTLPMVGASVVMALDGVAWSQRVSWLLLLLSSGSLGVLLTYYNHQLRRASRRAREEEREAKQALVVSEDRALRAERLAQVGRLAAGVAHEVRNPLAYVQANLRYLLEEWRQKTEGGDDAEFSAALSETMQGVDRIHQIVKDLTVLSRSEDVVAPVGRCELTPVIAASVRLASVRLKSLVTLAVEVPGTPVAQAEPRRLGQVLLNLLLNAADAIEDAKVRDGQVMLRVEVAAERVRLLVEDNGPGIRDEHLSKLFTTFFTTKAPEKGTGLGLALSREYVESFGGTLHAENRSEGGARFIVELPAA, encoded by the coding sequence ATGGGACAGCCGCACCAGGACGCGACGGCGCGGGATGAGGGACGAATCCTGCGATGGGTGGCGGTGCGCTCGCTGGTGTTCTGGCTCCTGGATGTGCTGTCGGCGATGCGGTGGACGTGGGACACCTTGCTGCTGCGGGGGCTGTGGGCGGTCCTGATGGTGGGACTGGCATGGGCCATCGAGTTCCTTCCCCGCGCGCGCCGGGGTCTGGTGCGGTTCACCGCGGGCGTGCTGCTGCCCAACCTCTTCATTCCGCTCATCGCCTATCGGTTGGGCGGCACGTCCAATCCCGTGTTCGCGAGCCTGTGCATCCTGCCGATGTTCGGGATGATGCTGCCCTGGGAGCGGCCCTGGGAGGCGGTGGTCCGGGGGACGCTGCCCATGGTGGGGGCGAGTGTCGTGATGGCCCTGGATGGAGTGGCGTGGTCCCAGCGGGTGTCCTGGCTGTTGCTGCTGCTGAGTTCCGGGTCGCTCGGGGTGCTGCTCACCTACTACAACCACCAGCTGCGGCGGGCGTCGAGGCGGGCACGGGAGGAGGAGCGCGAGGCGAAGCAGGCGTTGGTGGTGTCGGAGGATCGCGCGCTGCGGGCCGAGCGGCTGGCGCAGGTGGGGCGGCTGGCGGCGGGGGTGGCGCACGAGGTGCGCAATCCCCTGGCCTATGTCCAGGCCAACCTGCGCTACCTGCTCGAGGAGTGGCGGCAGAAGACGGAGGGCGGAGACGACGCGGAGTTCTCCGCGGCCCTGAGCGAGACGATGCAGGGCGTGGATCGCATCCATCAGATCGTGAAGGACCTGACGGTGCTCTCGCGCTCGGAGGACGTGGTGGCGCCGGTGGGCCGCTGCGAGCTGACGCCGGTCATCGCCGCGAGTGTGCGCCTGGCCTCGGTGCGGCTCAAGTCGCTGGTGACGCTGGCGGTGGAGGTGCCGGGCACACCGGTGGCGCAGGCCGAGCCGCGGCGCCTGGGGCAGGTGCTGCTCAACCTGCTGCTCAACGCGGCGGACGCCATCGAGGACGCGAAGGTGCGCGATGGGCAGGTGATGTTGAGGGTGGAGGTGGCGGCCGAGCGGGTGCGGCTGCTCGTGGAGGACAACGGCCCGGGCATCCGGGACGAGCACCTGTCCAAGCTGTTCACCACGTTCTTCACCACGAAGGCGCCGGAGAAGGGCACGGGGCTGGGGCTCGCCCTGTCGCGCGAGTACGTGGAGTCCTTCGGGGGCACGCTGCACGCGGAGAACCGCTCCGAGGGCGGCGCGCGCTTCATCGTGGAGCTGCCCGCGGCGTGA
- a CDS encoding radical SAM protein, which yields MPLARPHIEPRRVPTADSVVVKEIYLSVQGESSHAGLLCSFVRLTGCHLRCTYCDSEFAFHGGARRQNADVVAEVKALGAQRVEVTGGEPLLQPGVYPLMEALLAEGMTVLLETSGAIDVRLVPPAVHKIVDMKTPSSGESDRNDYRNLQSMNANDELKFVIGGREDYEWSKRLIAEHRLLDKPYELLFSTVHGKLTPKDLAEWVIADRLPVRFQLQMHKYIWHPDERGV from the coding sequence ATGCCCCTCGCACGCCCCCACATCGAACCCCGTCGTGTTCCCACCGCCGACTCGGTGGTGGTCAAGGAGATCTACCTCTCCGTGCAGGGCGAGTCGTCACACGCGGGGCTCCTGTGCTCCTTCGTGCGGCTCACGGGCTGTCACCTGCGCTGCACCTACTGTGACAGCGAGTTCGCCTTCCATGGCGGCGCGCGCCGCCAGAACGCGGACGTGGTGGCCGAGGTGAAGGCACTTGGCGCCCAGCGGGTGGAGGTGACGGGCGGCGAGCCGCTGTTGCAGCCGGGCGTATATCCGCTGATGGAGGCCCTGCTCGCCGAGGGCATGACCGTACTCCTGGAGACGAGCGGCGCCATCGACGTGCGCCTGGTGCCACCCGCGGTGCACAAGATCGTGGACATGAAGACGCCGTCCTCGGGCGAGAGCGATCGCAACGACTACCGCAACCTCCAGTCGATGAACGCCAACGACGAGCTCAAGTTCGTCATCGGCGGCCGCGAGGACTACGAGTGGAGCAAGCGGCTCATCGCCGAGCACCGGCTGCTGGACAAGCCCTACGAGCTGCTCTTCTCCACGGTGCACGGGAAGCTCACCCCGAAGGACCTGGCCGAGTGGGTGATCGCGGACCGGCTGCCGGTGCGCTTCCAGTTGCAGATGCACAAGTACATCTGGCACCCGGACGAGCGCGGGGTGTGA
- the nudC gene encoding NAD(+) diphosphatase: protein MSTPRFIPGFDAPERPRDPALLFAVRGFDLLVTEGEGAALIPTASRLPALAEHAHFLGTLDEQDCYVTALPKDTPPPTGMRFMPARDLYPVVDEVLFGLGGRAIAIAEWDLQHRFCGRCGQPTAITPGERARRCTACRTPFYPRISPAVIVLITRGDSMLLARNARFPGAFFSTLAGFVDVGESLEQTVMREVKEEVGVDIQNLRYFGSQPWPYGRSLMVGFTAEYAGGDIHVDGQEIAEAAWFTVDQLPRIPPPLSIARRLIDAFLSQVKARTPPG, encoded by the coding sequence GTGAGCACACCCCGCTTCATTCCTGGATTCGATGCGCCCGAGCGTCCCCGCGACCCGGCGTTGCTCTTCGCCGTGCGTGGCTTCGATCTCCTCGTCACCGAGGGAGAGGGCGCGGCGCTCATTCCCACGGCGTCCCGGCTGCCCGCGCTCGCCGAGCATGCGCACTTCCTGGGCACGCTCGACGAGCAGGACTGCTACGTCACCGCGCTGCCCAAGGACACCCCGCCTCCCACCGGCATGCGCTTCATGCCCGCCCGGGATCTCTACCCCGTTGTGGACGAGGTGCTCTTCGGCCTCGGAGGCCGGGCGATCGCCATCGCCGAGTGGGATCTGCAGCACCGCTTCTGCGGACGCTGTGGCCAGCCCACGGCCATCACTCCGGGCGAGCGGGCGCGCCGCTGCACGGCCTGCCGCACGCCCTTCTACCCGCGCATCTCCCCGGCGGTCATCGTGCTCATCACCCGGGGAGACTCGATGCTGCTCGCGCGCAACGCCCGCTTCCCGGGCGCCTTCTTCAGCACCCTGGCCGGCTTCGTGGACGTGGGCGAGTCCCTGGAGCAGACGGTGATGCGGGAGGTGAAGGAGGAGGTGGGCGTGGACATCCAGAACCTGCGCTACTTCGGCAGTCAGCCGTGGCCCTATGGGCGCTCGCTCATGGTGGGCTTCACGGCGGAGTACGCGGGCGGTGACATCCACGTGGACGGACAGGAAATCGCCGAGGCCGCCTGGTTCACCGTGGACCAACTGCCCCGCATTCCCCCGCCCCTGAGCATCGCCCGAAGGCTCATCGACGCCTTCCTCTCCCAGGTGAAGGCCCGGACGCCTCCGGGCTGA
- a CDS encoding cytochrome P450 — protein sequence MTHDAARRIPPGPKGHWLLGNLPERRSDPLSLFLRGRERYGDVVRYPMGPFLMHQLSHPDDVKRVLVDNAQNYRKTALMQRLRPVLGEGLLLSEGDFWKRQRRLAQPAFHKERLAGMATVITGLIEDALPRWDALAERGEPFDLSAELMRLVLAMTGRVLFGADLSDSARDVARAVTTVLEELNHQVLSVLPLPASLPLPGHRRLRRAIQVLDSIVFGIIDARHRGAHASEDLLAMLMQARDADTGEGMSDRQLRDEVMTLVLAGHETTANALTWTFHLLEQHPEAEARLAEEVTRLLGERTPTLQDLPRLGYTARVFDESMRLYPPAWLISRVALNDDILGGYPVARGTIVVILPYVIHRHPAFWEHPERFDPDRFLPARSGARPRFAWLPFGGGQRMCVGSGLALLQGHLVLAMLARRYHFQRVPGHPVEPQALVTLRPRHGLRVTARRRSAPR from the coding sequence ATGACACACGACGCCGCCCGACGCATTCCGCCCGGGCCGAAGGGCCATTGGCTCCTCGGTAACCTTCCCGAGCGCAGATCCGACCCCCTCTCCCTCTTCCTTCGCGGCCGCGAGCGGTACGGCGATGTGGTCCGCTACCCGATGGGCCCCTTCCTGATGCACCAGCTCAGCCACCCGGATGACGTCAAACGGGTGTTGGTGGACAACGCGCAGAACTACCGGAAGACCGCGTTGATGCAGCGGCTGCGGCCCGTGTTGGGCGAGGGGCTGCTCCTGAGCGAGGGGGACTTCTGGAAGCGCCAGCGCCGCCTCGCCCAGCCCGCCTTCCACAAGGAGCGCCTGGCGGGCATGGCCACCGTCATCACCGGGCTCATCGAGGACGCGCTGCCGCGCTGGGACGCGCTCGCGGAGCGGGGCGAGCCCTTCGATCTCTCGGCCGAGTTGATGCGGCTCGTGCTCGCCATGACAGGCCGGGTGCTCTTCGGCGCCGACCTGAGTGACTCCGCGAGGGACGTGGCGCGCGCGGTGACCACCGTGCTGGAGGAACTCAACCATCAGGTCCTCTCCGTGCTGCCCCTGCCCGCGAGTCTGCCGCTGCCGGGCCACCGGCGCCTGCGCCGCGCCATCCAGGTGCTGGACTCCATCGTCTTCGGCATCATCGACGCACGACACCGGGGAGCGCATGCCTCGGAGGATCTGCTCGCGATGTTGATGCAGGCGCGCGACGCGGACACCGGCGAGGGCATGAGCGACCGGCAGCTGCGCGACGAGGTGATGACGCTCGTGCTCGCGGGGCACGAGACCACCGCCAACGCGCTCACCTGGACCTTCCATCTGCTCGAACAGCACCCCGAGGCCGAGGCACGGCTCGCCGAGGAGGTGACGCGCTTGCTCGGCGAGCGGACGCCCACGCTCCAGGACCTGCCTCGCCTGGGCTACACGGCGCGTGTCTTCGATGAGTCCATGCGGCTCTATCCGCCCGCCTGGCTCATCAGCCGGGTGGCGCTCAACGACGACATCCTCGGGGGCTACCCCGTGGCCCGGGGCACCATCGTCGTCATCCTCCCCTACGTCATCCACCGCCACCCGGCTTTCTGGGAACACCCCGAGCGCTTCGACCCGGATCGCTTCCTGCCCGCTCGTTCCGGCGCGCGTCCGCGCTTCGCATGGCTGCCCTTCGGGGGCGGTCAGCGCATGTGTGTGGGCAGTGGGCTCGCTCTCCTACAGGGGCACCTCGTGCTCGCCATGCTCGCGCGGCGCTATCACTTCCAGCGTGTGCCCGGCCATCCGGTCGAGCCCCAGGCACTCGTGACGCTGCGGCCCCGCCATGGGCTGCGCGTCACCGCCCGCAGGCGGTCCGCGCCGCGTTGA
- a CDS encoding CotH kinase family protein, with amino-acid sequence MSAKLGAVLLAMMSGGLLPEQARAEEKPRPAPQTAEQLFAPTTVWDVHLTFTPEQWAALEPKVVGSPEERMRHFTPGRMLSGRMVAEGDRDKSGTLSKAEFQTLAGNWFKTWDENKRGGLDGKNLRDGLNDLFELGALNHKAEESKDQRSDDVAAVMGIQFETARANLELEGQTFKDVAVRYKGNFSYMQSHGDLKRSLKVDLHEFVKDERLGGLHKLNFHSNVTDTSWMNEVLSHRLYRDGGVVAPRTAYARVSVSVPGLHDRRYVGLYSLVENIDSAFERMHYQTDKGALFKPVMPNLFTDLGDTWATYEKAYYPKGKVTEKQQARLIAFSKFVSHASDKDFASKIEQYIDLDTFARYLAVSVSLTTLDSPLLIGHNFYVYLDPRTQKFSIIPWDLDHSFGNLNMFTNKEMETLSIEQPWQGEKRFLTRLFQQPKFKKLYLARLKELQQGAFKPERVKALVDETAAAIRPSVKDESPEKLARFDKLVAGEFVEQLPLRTPGMKKGQGAPPPPNPFINEKVRPIKPFAEARARSITAQLNGKEQGFVIKHPPMGPGLFFGHFILAALDTDKSGLVSQEEFSQGLQRWYEASPEASNGALTAEQLRVGIDKSLMPPPGSMPAAPAPSAESADD; translated from the coding sequence ATGAGCGCGAAGCTGGGCGCTGTATTGCTGGCGATGATGAGCGGAGGTCTTCTTCCGGAGCAGGCGAGGGCCGAGGAGAAGCCGCGTCCGGCTCCCCAGACGGCGGAGCAGTTGTTCGCACCCACCACCGTGTGGGACGTGCACCTGACGTTCACGCCCGAGCAGTGGGCGGCCCTGGAGCCCAAGGTCGTCGGTTCGCCCGAGGAGCGGATGCGTCATTTCACCCCCGGGCGGATGCTCTCCGGGCGCATGGTGGCCGAGGGCGACCGGGACAAGTCCGGCACGTTGTCCAAGGCCGAGTTCCAGACCCTGGCGGGCAACTGGTTCAAGACGTGGGACGAGAACAAGCGGGGAGGGCTCGACGGCAAGAACCTGCGCGACGGACTCAATGACTTGTTCGAGCTGGGAGCGCTGAACCACAAGGCGGAGGAGTCGAAGGATCAGCGCAGCGACGACGTCGCCGCCGTCATGGGCATCCAGTTCGAGACCGCTCGCGCGAACCTGGAGCTCGAGGGCCAGACCTTCAAGGACGTGGCGGTCCGTTACAAGGGCAATTTCTCGTACATGCAGTCCCACGGGGACCTCAAGCGTTCACTCAAGGTGGATCTCCACGAGTTCGTGAAGGACGAGCGCCTGGGAGGTCTGCACAAGCTCAACTTCCACAGCAACGTCACCGACACGAGCTGGATGAACGAGGTGTTGTCGCACCGGCTCTACCGGGACGGGGGCGTGGTGGCGCCCCGCACCGCCTATGCCCGGGTCTCGGTCTCGGTGCCCGGCCTGCATGACCGGCGCTACGTGGGCCTCTACTCCCTCGTGGAGAACATCGACTCGGCCTTCGAGCGGATGCACTACCAGACGGACAAGGGCGCCCTCTTCAAGCCCGTGATGCCCAACCTCTTCACGGACCTGGGCGACACCTGGGCGACCTACGAGAAGGCCTACTACCCCAAGGGGAAGGTCACCGAGAAGCAGCAAGCGCGGCTCATCGCCTTCAGCAAGTTCGTGAGCCACGCGAGCGACAAGGACTTCGCCTCCAAGATCGAGCAGTACATCGACCTGGACACCTTCGCCCGCTACCTGGCGGTCTCCGTGTCCCTGACCACGCTCGACAGCCCGCTGCTCATCGGCCACAACTTCTACGTCTACCTGGATCCTCGCACCCAGAAGTTCTCCATCATCCCGTGGGATCTGGACCACTCCTTTGGCAACCTCAACATGTTCACCAACAAGGAGATGGAGACGCTGAGCATCGAGCAGCCGTGGCAGGGCGAGAAGCGCTTCCTCACGCGGCTCTTCCAGCAGCCGAAGTTCAAGAAGCTCTACCTGGCGCGTCTGAAGGAGTTGCAGCAGGGCGCCTTCAAGCCCGAGCGCGTCAAGGCCCTGGTGGACGAGACCGCGGCGGCCATCCGGCCCTCCGTGAAGGACGAATCCCCGGAGAAGCTGGCGCGCTTCGACAAGCTGGTCGCGGGTGAGTTCGTCGAGCAGTTGCCCTTGCGCACGCCGGGGATGAAGAAAGGTCAGGGCGCTCCTCCGCCTCCCAATCCCTTCATCAACGAGAAGGTGCGGCCCATCAAGCCCTTCGCGGAGGCGCGCGCGCGGTCCATCACCGCGCAGCTCAACGGCAAGGAGCAGGGGTTCGTCATCAAGCACCCCCCCATGGGCCCGGGCCTGTTCTTTGGCCACTTCATCCTCGCCGCGCTGGACACGGACAAGAGTGGCCTGGTCTCCCAGGAGGAGTTCTCCCAGGGCTTGCAGCGGTGGTACGAGGCCTCGCCCGAGGCGTCGAATGGCGCGTTGACCGCGGAGCAACTGCGCGTGGGCATCGACAAGTCCCTGATGCCCCCTCCGGGGAGCATGCCCGCGGCGCCCGCGCCCTCGGCCGAGTCCGCCGACGACTGA